The proteins below are encoded in one region of Pan paniscus chromosome 4, NHGRI_mPanPan1-v2.0_pri, whole genome shotgun sequence:
- the TMEM174 gene encoding transmembrane protein 174: MEQGSGRLEDFPVNVFSVTPYTPSTADIQVSDDDKAGATLLFSGIFLGLVGITFTVMGWIKYQGVSHFEWTQLLGPVLLSVGVTFILIAVCKFKMLSCQLCKESEERVPDSEQTPGGPSFVFTGINQPITFHGATVVQYIPPPYGSPEPMGINTSYLQSVVSPCGLITSGGAATAMSSPPQYYTIYPQDNSAFVVDEGCPSFADGGNHRPNPDVDQLEDTQLEEEACACFSPPPYEEIYSLPR, encoded by the exons ATGGAGCAGGGCAGCGGCCGCTTGGAGGACTTCCCTGTCAATGTGTTCTCCGTCACTCCTTACACACCCAGCACCGCTGACATCCAGGTGTCCGATGACGACAAGGCGGGGGCCACCTTGCTCTTCTCAGGCATCTTTCTGGGACTGGTGGGGATCACATTCACTGTCATGGGCTGGATCAAATACCAAGGTGTCTCCCACTTTGAATGGACCCAGCTCCTTGGGCCCGTCCTGCTGTCAGTTGGGGTGACATTCATCCTGATTGCTGTGTGCAAGTTCAAAATGCTCTCCTGCCAGTTGTGCAAAGAAAGTGAGGAAAGGGTCCCGGACTCGGAACAGACACCAGGAGGACCATCATTTGTTTTCACTGGCATCAACCAACCCATCACCTTCCATGGGGCCACCGTGGTGCAGTACATCCCTCCTCCTTATGGTTCTCCAGAGCCTATGGGGATAAATACCAGCTACCTGCAGTCTGTGGTGAGCCCCTGCGGCCTCATAACCTCTGGAGGGGCAGCAACCGCCATGTCAAGTCCTCCTCAATACTACACCATCTACCCTCAAGATAACTCTGCATTTGTGGTTGATGAGGGCTGCCCTTCTTTCGCGGACGGTGGAAATCACAG GCCCAATCCTGATGTTGACCAGCTAGAAGACACACAGCTAGAAGAGGAGGCCTGTGCCTGCTTCTCTCCTCCCCCTTATGAAGAAATATACTCTCTCCCTCGCTAG